In Anolis sagrei isolate rAnoSag1 chromosome 5, rAnoSag1.mat, whole genome shotgun sequence, the DNA window tgtgtgtgtagagACCCCGCTTTGCCAGCAAACAACACCCCATGTCCCATGTACACAACACAGCCCCACACAGCCCTGGGAAGCAGGGTCTTCTCAGTCAATTGGGGAGGGGTccataaattgggggggggggtcaaggtatgtttgtgtgtgtagagACCCCGCTTTGCCAGGAAACAACACCCCATGTCCCATGTACACAACACAGCCCTACACAGTCCTGGGAAGCAGGGTCTTCTCAGTCAATTGGGGAGGGGTCcataaattggggaggggggtcaaggtatgtttgtgtgtgtagagACCCCGCTTTGCCAGCAAACAACACCCCATGTCCCATGTACACAACACAGCCCCACACAGTCCTGGGAAGGAGGGTCTTCTCAGTCAATTGGGGAGGGGTccataaattgggggggggggattgaggtatgtttgtgtgtgtagagACCCCGCTTTGCCAGCAAACAACACCCCATGTCCCATGTACACAACACAGCCCCACACAGCCCTGGGAAGGAGGGTCTTCTCAGTCAATTGGGGAGGGGTCCATGGGGCGAGGAGCTGCAGACAAGTCCTGGAATTAGGGGAGGGGGCTCCTCACTGGAGAACGGACGAAAAGGGTGGGTGGTCCGGTCACAGGGCGCTGGAGGAAGAGGTGGCCAGGCGCTTCCCAATGCAGATGCTGGAGggagaaagtggggaggggggtggtCAGGCATCAAGATCCCGGTGTGGAAAGGCAGAGCCCCCTCCCCAGGTTTTGCTTGACCAAATAGGACCCCTCAAAGAGCCCACCAAGCAGGGCAGGTTGTTGGGGGTCCCAAAGCAACTCACCCCAGGCCCAGGGCCAAGACGTGGCTGAGCATCAGGGAGGGGACCACCAGTAGCATCAGTGGGGGGTCCTGCAGCCCCTCTTTCCGGGTCAGGGCTGGGCTGAGGAGGGGGCCACAAGCCAGGTCTCtgcacagacagagagagagagaaagagggcaaaGGTTGGGGGTCCTGCAAAGCCAGAGAAGGCTCAAACGAAGAggatgcaagggggggggggaccctccTTACGTGGTGGGAAGGGTCTCCGGGGGGCCAGTCCACGTCCAGGGCAGGGTCTCACACAGAGGCGGCCTCTCGGGGTCTTCCCtctgcaaagagaaaggggaTTGCGGGATACCTGCCTTCTTCTTTATGCAGGTGTTACATTCatttggccctccttccaggtgtttggactacaactcccacaattcctaacacctggaaggagggccaaagttggcccaggcttcCTTAGAGGCCCTCCCCCATTCTGGCAGGAGAACGAGGTGCATTCTTGGTGGGGGGGGGTCTTCCCGGAGTCTCCCACCTTACTGCAGCTCACCTGTCCAGGTGGGCTcccgtcctcctcttcctttgggGCAGGTCCCTTCGTGGTCCTAGACACACAAGGAAACGAGTCACACTCCCTTCTACATGGAGGGTTAATACACATTTGACCCTCtaggccaggcctgggccaacttcggccctccctccaattgtgggagttgcacaaggaagaggaaaggaagaaggtgaaaagaaagggagaggaaaaggaagaagaaaaggtagtggaggagaaggagaaaggaaagaggagaaggagaaggaagaggaaaggaagaaggtgaaaagaaaggaaaagaaaggaggaggaaaaggaagaagaaaaggtagtggaggagaaggagaaaggaaagaggagaaggagaaggaagaggaaaggaagaaggtgaaaagaaagggaggaaaaggaagaagaaaaggtagtggaggtgaaggagaaaggaaagaggagaaggagaaggaagaggaaaggaagaaggtgaaaagaaaggaaaagaaaggaggaggaaaaggaagaagaaaaggtagtggaggagaaggagaaaggaaagaggagaaggagaaggaagaggaaaggaagaaggtgaaaagaaagggaggaaaaggaagaagaaaaggtagtggaggtgaaggagaaaggaaagaggagaaggagaaggaagaggaaaggaggaaggtgaaaagaaaggaaaagaaaggaggaggaaaaggaagaagaaaaggtagtggaggagaaggagaaaggaaagaggagaaggagaaggaagaggaaaggaagaaggtgaaaaggaaggaggaggaaaaggaagaagaaaaggtagtggaggagaaggagaaaggaaagaggagaaggaaaaggaagaggaaaggaagaaggtgaaaagaaagggagaggaaaaggaagaagaaaaggtagtggaggagaaggagaaaggaaagaggagaagaaggaagaggaaaggaagaaggtgaaaaaggaaaagaaaggaggaaaaggaagaagaaaaggtagtggaggagaaggagaaaggaaagaggagaaggagaaggaagaggaaaggaagaaggtgaaaagaaagggagaggaaaaggaagaagaaaaggtagtggaggagaaggagaaaggaaagaggagaaggagaaggaagaggaaaggaagaaggtgaaaagaaagggggaggaaaaggaagaagaaaaggtagtggaggagaaggagaaaggaaagaggagaaggagaaggaagaggaaaggaagaaggtgaaaagaaagggagaggaaaaggaagaagaaaaggtagtggaggagaaggagaaaggaaagaggagaaggagaaggaagaggaaaggaagaaggtgaaaagaaaggaaaagaaaggaggaggaaaaggaagaagaaaaggtagtggaggagaaggagaaaggaaagaggagaaggagaaggaagaggaaaggaagaaggtgaaaagaaaggaggaggaaaaggaagaagaaaaggtagtggaggagaaggagaaaggaaagaggagaaggagaaggaagaggaaaggaagaaggtgaaaagaaagggagaggaaaaggaagaagaaaaggtagtggaggagaaggagaaaggaaagaggagaagaaggaagaggaaaggaagaaggtgaaaaaggaaaagaaaggaggaaaaggaagaagaaaaggtagtggaggagaaggagaaaggaaagaggagaaggagaaggaagaggaaaggaagaaggtgaaaagaaaggaaaagaaaggaggaggaaaaggaagaagaaaaggtagtggaggagaaggaaaaaggaaagagaagaaggagaaggaagaggaaaggaagaaggtgaaaagaaaggaaaggcaactcccacaattgtgggagttgcagtccaaaacatctggaaagaggGCAAAGTTGGCTCAGGCCTGCGCTAGGTTTATTTGGAGGGAACACCTCATCTGAAGTGCCATCTTAGCCAACCTCCACCTCCTCTACATCTCATTTCTTGTCCCTCCGtctcatctttctctttcttctctcatcCTGCTCGTTcttgcttttcctcctcttcctcctccctttattttcctccacctcttccctttccccttcactaccccttcctcctcctccttcccctttcatcttcttttcctcctccttctctttcctttccccttcactaccccttcctcctcttccttcattttcctcgttctcctctttcctttcccctccctctccacTCCCTtatcttccccctcttcctcttcaccCTTCGCCCCGCTCCATCTGGGCTTCTCTCAGGATGGCCTCCAgcttgccttcctcctcctcctatctttctttttctcctccctctttttcatcttcctcctttcctcttcctttttatttatttatttactacttttcctcctccttctctttcctttcccctccactaccttttcttcttccttttcctccctctttcttttcctcctccttcttcttttctccaacttttcctctttcttttcttcctttctcctgttttcctcctccttctccttttacctctttcttttcctactttttctctttcccttttttctctttcctctccttctttcctccacctcttcctctttcttttctttctcccccttccttttcctcgcctttcttttcatcttcctcttcctcctttcctctttctcctcctcctcctcctttttcctttccccttcacgacctcttccttttcctacttccttcccttttcctcctcctccttcctcttcctcctcacccTTCTCCCCGCTCCATCTGGGCTTCTCTCAGGATGGCCTCCAgctcaccttcctcttcctcatttcctccacctcttcctctttcttttcttttcctctcctttcttttcttcttcttcctttcctttttcttttcttcctcctattTTGTCCTTTCCCCTTCAatacttctttctccttccttcccctttcctttccccttctcctccactaccatttcttcttcctttttctcctcctttccttttcaccttcttcctttccccttccttctcctctttcctttccccttctcctccacTCTCTtatcttccccctttttcctcctctcctccttctttcctccaactctctctttcttttcctcctcttcctctttcccctcttcctcttcctcacccTTCTCCCCGCTCCATCTGGGCTTCTCTCAGGATGGCCTCCAGCTCGCCTtccgcttcctcttcctcttcctcctccagggAGGGGGGCCACTCGGGGGCGCCCAGGGGGGCCACTTCCACCCAGGAGCCTGCGGGGAAGCAAAGTggggagggggcggggggggTCAGCACCCACTGACCTTCCTTGAGACCCCTCCCCTCCGCGGGGAagccaagtggggagggggaaagtggggagggggtggcAGGTGAGCCCCCCTGGCCTTCCTTGAGACCCCTCCCCTCCGCGGGGAagcaaagtggggagggggaaagtggggagggggtggcAGGTGAGCCCCCCTGGCCTTCCTTGAGACCCCTCCCCTCCTCGGGGAAGCAAAGTggggagggggcggggggggggtcaGCACCCACTGACCTTCCTTGAGACCCCTCCCCTCCGCGGGGAagcaaagtggggagggggaaagtggggagggggtggcaggtgagcccccccccccgccttccttGAGACCCCTCCCCTCCGCGGGGAagcaaagtggggagggggaaagtggggagggggtggcaggtgagccccccccccgccttccttGAGACCCCTCCCCTCCGCGGGGAagcaaagtggggagggggaaagtggggagggggtggcAGGTGAGCCCTCCTGGCCTTCcttgagacccctcccctcagcggGGAagcaaagtggggagggggaaagtggggagggggtggcAGGTGAGCCCCCCCTGGCCTTCCTTGAGACCCTTCCCTCCGCGGGGAagccaagtggggaggggggaagtggggagggggtggcAGGTGAGCCCCCCCTGGCCTTCCTTGAGACCCTCCCCTCCGCGGGGAagccaagtggggaggggaaagtggggagggggtggcaggtgagccccccccccgccttccttGAGACCCTTCCCCTCCGCGGGGAAGCAAAGTGGGGAGGGGGCGGATTGGGGTCAGCATCCCCTGGCCTTCCTTGAGACCCCTCCCCTCCGCGGGGAagccaagtggggagggggaaagtggggagggggtggcAGGTGAGCCCCCCCTGGCCTTCCTTGAGACCCCGCCCCTCCtccaatccccctccctccctcccccttggcCCCCTCCTCACCGCGCAGCAGCATCAGGGGGTCCTCTTCCTGCGGGGGGCTCTCCATcatctccccctcctcttcctcttcctcttccccttcctcttcctctcctccttcctggcaGCCACTGGTTCTGAGCCCCGCGCCCCACCGACCACTTGTAAACACACGCGCTGCCTCCTTAAAAGGGCCATGCCACTcctcaaaaggggggggggctcccagaACAAGGGACCTTGAATCCTCAGGGAGGGTCCGCTCTTTTTTGCAGCTGCGCCATCGCCCTTTTAAGAGCGTCCGCCTACgtgaggcatgaatggagggcgcgGAAAGCAGACATGCCGAGCTGCACGCAGCAGCCCCAGCGCCGCCAACCCAGAGCCTGACCTCGCCCGACCCCGGGGCAtccagggaaggggggggggggaagagagagtcACGTGACATGGTGGACCCcacctcccaccctccctcctatAGAAAGCAATAAGTCAATTTGAATAATCCGaaatatatggaagtgtagaagtgTCTACACCAGGTCTGGGCCAATTTaaaccctccctccaggtgttttggactccaacgccCACCATTCCTTACAACCAGTGAGGACAAACTCGCAGGCCCCCGCCTTCAAGCTGATTTGAattgcagcagggagttccgcagttcctgagaACCTGGACTGAATTATAATAAAGGGACTGTGGCTCCAGCAGAAACTTCAACACAAGAAACCtttcctttgggttgttgtaggttttttccgggctatatggccatgttctggaggcaatttttctcctgacgtttcgcccgcatctatggcaagcatcctcagaggtagtgaggtctgttggaagtaggaaaaggggtttatatatctgtggaatgaccagggtgggacaaaggactcttgtctgctggggctcgctgtgaatgtttcagctgatcaccttgattagcaatcaatggcttggaagtgcctggggaggatcttttgttgagagtgattttatgtgcctgtttgtttcccctctgttgttttgctgttgtaatttttgagttttttaatactggtagccagattttgttaccagtattaaaaaaacagtattaaacaggcacataaaatcactctcagaaaaagattccccccaggcacttccaagccattgaatgctaatcaaggtgatcagctgaaacattcacacctagccccagcagacaagagttctttgccccaccctggtcattccacagatatataaacccattgtcctatttctaacagacctcactacctctgaggatgcttgccatagatgcaggcgagacgtcaggagaaaaattgcctccagaacatggtcatatagcccggaaaaacctacaacaacccagtgattccggccatgaaagccttcgacaatatattgaacaACCTTTCCTTTTCTTACTAAACCCTGTTTCATTGTaactaaccccctccccaataaaAGGTATCCTTTCTTGTTACTTTCCCTCTCTAGagtgatactttgtgtccttttactGACTCTGTCTTGCTATCCTTATTAACCTTCCCTTTCCAGAGGCGTGGAACTCCGCCGGCTCACCCGGGATGCTCTCGCAGCGTCCCAGAGAGGCCGAAACTGCATTCctttgaaccgcggatacggTAACCCATCCGGGCTCCTGTATCCACGGGTCAACCGATAAAAGGTATCTTTTCTTGTTACTTTCCCTCTCTAGAGTGAGACTTTGTGTCCTTTTACTGACTCTGTCTTGCTATCCTTATTAACCTTCCCTTTCCAGAAGCGTGGAACTTCACCGGCTCACCCAGGATGTTCTCGCAGCGTCCCAGagaggccgaaactgcgttcctTTGGACCGCGGATACAGTAACCCACCGTGCTCCTGTATCCGCGGGTCAACCGATAAAAGGTATCTTTTCTTGTTACTTTCCCTCTCTAGAGTGAGACTTTGTGTCCTTTTACTGACTCTGTCTTGCTATCCTTATTAACCTTCCCTTTCCAGAAGCGTGGAACTCCGCCGGCTCACCCGGGATGCTCTCGCAGCGTCCCAGagaggccgaaactgcgttcctTTGGACCGCGGATACGGTAACCCACCGGGCTCCTGTATCCGCGGGTCAACCGATAAAAGGTATCTTTTCTTGTTACTTTCCCTCTCTAGAGTGAGACTTTGGGTCCTTTTACTGATTCTGTCTTGCTATCCTTAATAATCTTCCCTTTCTAGAGACGTGGTACTCTGCCAGCTCACCCGGGATGCTCTCGCAGCGTCCCGGAGAGGCCAAAATTGCGTTCCTTTGGACCACGGATACGGTAACCCATCCGGGCTCCTATATCCGTGGGTCAACCAATCAGCTCCAAACCGGTgccatctttctccttctcttaataataataataataaactttatttaataccccaccaccagcTCAACCGGGATGCTCTCGCAGCGTCCTGGGGAGGTTGAAACTTCGTTCCTTCGGACCGCGGATACGGTAACCCATCTGGGCTCCTCTATCCGCAGGTCAACCGATCAGCTCCAAACCGGTgccatctttctccttctcttaataataataggactgaATTAGAATAAAGGGACTGTGGCTCCAGCAGAAGCTTCAGCACAAGAAACCTTTCCTTTTCTTACTAAACCCTGTTTCATTgtaactaaccccccccccccataaaaggtATCCTTTCTTGTTACTTTTCCTCTCTAGAGTGAGACTTTGTATCATTTTACTGACTCTGCCTTCCTATCCTTATTAACCTTCCCTTTCTAGAGGCGTGGTACTCCGC includes these proteins:
- the LOC132777142 gene encoding BCL2/adenovirus E1B 19 kDa protein-interacting protein 3-like, with the translated sequence MMESPPQEEDPLMLLRGSWVEVAPLGAPEWPPSLEEEEEEEAEGELEAILREAQMERGEGGKEKKEEEEDGSPPGQREDPERPPLCETLPWTWTGPPETLPTTDLACGPLLSPALTRKEGLQDPPLMLLVVPSLMLSHVLALGLGICIGKRLATSSSSAL